A DNA window from Vigna unguiculata cultivar IT97K-499-35 chromosome 10, ASM411807v1, whole genome shotgun sequence contains the following coding sequences:
- the LOC114166986 gene encoding uncharacterized protein LOC114166986, whose protein sequence is MDMENNNWRDLAPLHSGLTNVRSVLVQCDTAFQLSKQLKIILVENNLNYIESGISKHHLRFSLIGVGYYSEFLNTLSNSVSQGLAGSESCDVSLPNDNYPYWLAHMGEGHSASFTMPQNCDTKGMILCVVYLSNPGIDATECLTSVLIVNYTKCTFQIHKRDTVFSFNEEDWHGIISNLGSRDKVEIFVTFGHKLVVKNTVVYLICGESNDMEMEPAKG, encoded by the exons ATGGATATGGAGAATAATAATTGGCGTGACCTTGCGCCTTTGCACAGCGGCCTTACAAATGTTAGAAGTGTTTTGGTTCAATGTGACACGGCGTTTCAACTGTCTAAGCAACTGAAAATAATTCTAGTCGAAAACAACCTAAATTATATAGAGTCAGGAATTTCAAAGCATCACTTAAGGTTTTCTTTGATTGGTGTTGGATATTACAGTGAATTCCTCAACACTCTCAGCAATAGCGTTTCTCAG GGGTTGGCAGGCAGTGAGTCTTGTGATGTTTCTCTTCCAAATGACAATTATCCATATTGGTTGGCCCATATGGGTGAGGGACATTCTGCCTCTTTCACTATGCCTCAGAATTGTGACACGAAGGGAAtgattttgtgtgttgtttatttatcaaaCCCTGGAATCGATGCAACCGAATGTCTTACAAGTGTCTTGATTGTGAATTACACAAAGTGCACATTCCAGATACACAAGCGTGACACAGTATTTTCCTTCAATGAGGAAGATTGGCACGGCATAATATCAAATTTAGGATCTAGAGACAAAGTGGAGATTTTTGTGACTTTTGGTCACAAATTGGTGGTCAAGAACACAGTTGTCTATCTGATATGTGGTGAATCAAACGATATGGAAATGGAGCCTGCCAAAGGATAA
- the LOC114166985 gene encoding TMV resistance protein N-like yields the protein MGGSGKTTLVKAIYNRTYHQFIGKSFIENISEAWDSENERYVDLQENLLSDVLKSKLDVESVGMGRTLIENRLSRKKLFIVLDDRSNNSLELLSWHAFREAKPRKEWNDLARCIVDYCRGLPLALQSLGSHLFDRTIEVWKSLLSKLKQFPTNQVQSVLKISFDGLNDTEKDIFLDVCCFFIGKQRNYVIDILNGCGLRADIGITILIERGLIKVERSNKLEMHPLLRDMGREIICQECPKEPGKRSRLWFQEDVQEVLKENTGTKAVEGLSLKLHSSSKDCLEAHAFKEMKRLRLLQLDHVQLSGDYGHISKQLRWICWRGFPYKYIPNNFHLENVIAIDFKHSHLQLLWEQPLVLQRLKFLNLSHSKFLRETPDFSGLPSLEQLILKDCAWA from the exons ATGGGAGGATCGGGTAAAACAACCTTAGTCAAAGCCATCTACAATCGAACTTATCATCAATTCATTGGTAAGAGTTTTATTGAGAATATTAGTGAAGCTTGGGATTCAGAAAATGAAAGGTACGTTGATTTGCAAGAAAATCTTCTTTCTGATGTCCTAAAATCCAAGTTGGATGTGGAAAGCGTTGGGATGGGAAGAACATTGATCGAGAATAGACTTTCTCGGAAAAAGTTGTTCATTGTGCTTGATGAT AGAAGCAATAATTCCCTTGAGCTTTTAAGTTGGCATGCTTTTAGAGAAGCAAAACCAAGAAAAGAATGGAATGACCTTGCAAGATGCATAGTTGATTATTGTAGAGGACTACCACTAGCTCTTCAGTCCCTTGGTTCCCATTTATTTGATAGGACAATAGAAGTGTGGAAAAGTCTATTGTCGAAACTAAAACAATTTCCCACGAATCAAGTTCAATcagtattaaaaataagttttgacGGTTTAAATGATACGGAAAAGGATATATTTCTTGATGTATGTTGTTTCTTTATTGGCAAACAAAGAAACTATGTCATAGATATATTAAATGGCTGTGGACTACGTGCTGACATTGGAATAACAATTCTGATCGAACGTGGCCTCATAAAAGTTGAAAGGAGCAACAAACTTGAAATGCATCCTTTGTTACGAGACATGGGAAGAgaaattatttgtcaagaatGCCCAAAGGAACCGGGGAAAAGGAGTCGATTATGGTTTCAGGAAGACGTACAGGAAGTACTGAAAGAGAATACT GGAACAAAAGCTGTCGAGGGATTATCACTGAAACTGCATTCCAGCAGTAAAGATTGCTTGGAAGCTCATGCTTTCAAGGAAATGAAGAGACTAAGACTGCTACAACTTGATCATGTACAACTTAGTGGAGATTATGGGCACATTTCTAAACAACTGAGATGGATTTGTTGGCGAGGGTTTCCTTATAAATACATTCCAAACAACTTTCATTTGGAAAATGTAATTGCAATTGATTTCAAACATAGTCATCTCCAACTCCTCTGGGAACAACCCCTG GTGTTACAGCGATTAAAATTCCTTAATCTTAGTCACTCCAAGTTCTTGAGAGAAACACCCGACTTTTCAGGACTTCCAAGTCTTGAACAGCTCATTCTAAAAGATTGCGCAT GGGCTTAG
- the LOC114167162 gene encoding disease resistance protein RLM3-like has protein sequence MGFAAAAAASSSSSPSSFLKSEPVFKHDVFINFGGEDIGRKFVSHLHSALLQAQVKTFISQENLLEGVKLEEQMRAIGGTKITIIVFSKSYTESACCLLELEKIIECHETFGQIVLPVFYEIDPLDVRDQKDDFGKALEETAHKSYSGEQVEHALSSWTRALTTTAGITGWDVRDFRHDAKLVERIVSRVTTLLDYKDLFVTQYPVGLESPVET, from the exons ATGGGGTTCGCTGCCGCTGctgctgcttcttcttcttcatcaccATCATCCTTCTTAAAATCAGAACCGGTGTTCAAACACGATGTGTTCATCAACTTTGGGGGAGAAGACATCGGTAGAAAGTTTGTTTCTCATCTCCATTCTGCCCTTTTACAAGCTCAAGTCAAAACTTTTATTAGCCAGGAGAATCTGCTCGAGGGAGTGAAGCTGGAAGAGCAGATGCGCGCAATAGGAGGCACTAAGATTACAATAATCGTTTTCTCCAAATCATACACTGAATCTGCTTGTTGTCTTCTTGAGCTTGAAAAAATCATCGAATGCCACGAAACATTTGGCCAAATAGTTCTGCCCGTATTTTACGAGATTGACCCATTGGATGTACGTGATCAGAAGGATGATTTTGGAAAAGCGTTGGAAGAAACTGCACACAAAAGCTACTCAGGAGAACAGGTGGAACATGCACTGTCCAGCTGGACCCGTGCGCTCACCACAACTGCAGGTATCACTGGTTGGGATGTCAGAGATTTCAG GCATGATGCTAAACTTGTAGAGCGAATTGTTAGCCGCGTTACGACATTACTGGACTATAAAGACTTGTTTGTTACCCAATATCCTGTTGGATTAGAGTCTCCCGTGGAGACGTGA
- the LOC114166987 gene encoding uncharacterized protein LOC114166987 has protein sequence MESLITLMAENTAVKQVPYSLVSSKSVAYISLRGLEGLSDNIFTPIIRTWLSPTMNPQSYISPCYMGMENINWSDLTPLLGGLANIRSVLVQCHTEFQLSKQVKTILFHHDVDSTESRISKHQLRFSLIGVGSYDEFFNTLNDRVSEGLENSESCDVSLPGDNHPYWFCHMGEGNSVSFTVPQDCDLKGMTLCVVYLSTPEIVATECFRSIVIANYTKCTLQIHKHGSVISFNGKDWEEIISNLGSGDKVEIFVTFDHELVVKNTVVYLMYGDSNGLEMGPRPEPKENPLNKMVMCDFCKLWFFIGNR, from the exons ATGGAATCCTTGATAACTCTAATGGCTGAAAATACAGCTGTGAAACAAGTACCCTATTCACTTGTCAGCTCAAAAAGCGTTGCATATATATCCCTACGTGGACTTGAAGGATTGTCagataatatttttactccTATCATTCGAACTTGGTTGTCACCAACAATGAATCCCCAATCTTATATCAGTCCCTGTTACATGGGTATGGAGAATATTAATTGGAGCGATCTTACGCCATTGCTTGGTGGGCTTGCAAATATTCGAAGTGTTTTGGTTCAATGTCACACAGAGTTTCAACTATCTAAGCAAGTAAAAACAATTCTTTTCCACCACGATGTAGATTCTACAGAGTCAAGAATTTCAAAGCATCAGTTGAGGTTTTCTTTGATTGGTGTTGGAAGTTACGATGAATTCTTCAACACTCTCAACGATAGAGTTTCCGAG GGATTGGAAAACAGCGAGTCTTGTGATGTTTCTCTTCCAGGTGACAACCATCCTTACTGGTTTTGCCATATGGGTGAGGGAAATTCTGTTTCTTTTACTGTGCCTCAAGATTGTGACTTGAAGGGAATGACtttgtgtgttgtttatttatcaacCCCTGAAATCGTGGCAACCGAATGTTTTAGAAGTATCGTAATTGCTAATTACACAAAGTGTACATTACAGATACACAAGCATGGCTCAGTAATTTCATTTAATGGTAAAGACTGGGAGGAAATCATATCAAATTTAGGATCAGGAGATAAGGTGGAGATTTTTGTGACTTTTGATCATGAATTGGTGGTCAAGAACACGGTGGTCTATCTTATGTATGGTGATTCCAATGGCTTGGAAATGGGGCCTCGCCCTGAGCCAAAGGAAAATCCTCTGAATAAAATGGTAATGTGTGACTTCTGCAAGTTATGGTTCTTCATTGGGAACAGATGA
- the LOC114165056 gene encoding uncharacterized protein LOC114165056 gives MLLNLKDCISLTNLPIEIYKLKSLNTLILSGCSKIELMEKDILQMESLITLMAESTVVKQLPFSILSSKSIGYISLRGFEGLSHTLFPSIVRSRMSPTMNLLSYVHSFMDTENNNWDDIAPLLSTLANLRSVLVQCDTEFQLSKQVKTILVEFGRNIAESRTSKQHLRSSLIGVVRCKEFFNAVSDNIYEILGSSESCDGSFSGDNDANWLAHKGEGHSVSFTVSQDRVIKGMALCVVYLSTSKIMKPELTTVLIVNYTKCTLHMHNHGTVISFKDEDSFGIISNLGYGDKVEIFVTFGQELVVKNTTVYLIYGESKGLEIEPEPVTILSSV, from the exons ATGCTGCTAAATTTGAAGGATTGTATAAGTCTAACCAATCTTCCCATTGAGATATATAAGTTGAAATCCTTAAATACTCTCATTCTGTCTGGGTGTTCAAAGATTGAGCTAATGGAAAAAGATATATTGCAAATGGAATCTTTGATCACTCTAATGGCTGAAAGTACAGTTGTGAAACAACTGCCTTTCTCAATTTTAAGCTCAAAAAGTATTGGATATATATCCCTACGTGGATTTGAGGGATTATCACATACTCTATTTCCTTCTATCGTTCGGTCTCGGATGTCACCAACAATGAATCTTCTATCTTATGTTCATTCGTTCATGGATACAGAGAATAATAATTGGGATGATATTGCACCATTGCTTAGCACCCTTGCAAATCTTCGAAGTGTTTTGGTACAATGTGACACCGAGTTTCAACTATCTAAGCAAGTAAAAACTATTCTGGTAGAATTTGGTAGAAATATTGCAGAATCAAGAACTTCAAAGCAGCACTTAAGGTCTTCTTTGATCGGTGTCGTAAGATGCAAAGAATTCTTCAATGCTGTCAGCGATAACATATATGAG ATATTGGGCAGCAGTGAGTCATGTGATGGTTCTTTCTCAGGTGACAATGATGCTAATTGGTTGGCTCATAAGGGTGAGGGACATTCTGTTTCTTTCACTGTGTCTCAGGATCGTGTCATTAAGGGAATGGCtttgtgtgttgtttatttatcaacCTCTAAAATCATGAAACCTGAACTTACTACTGTCTTGATTGTTAATTACACAAAGTGCACATTACATATGCACAACCATGGCacagtaatttcttttaagGATGAAGACTCGTTTGGCATAATATCAAATTTAGGATATGGAGATAAGGTAGAGATTTTCGTGACCTTTGGTCAAGAATTGGTAGTTAAGAATACAACTGTCTATCTAATATATGGTGAATCAAAGGGATTGGAAATAGAGCCGGAGCCTGTTACAATCCTAAGTTCCGTCTGA
- the LOC114165946 gene encoding protein SUPPRESSOR OF npr1-1, CONSTITUTIVE 1-like, translated as MEFASSSSSSSSSSSSSFLKSEPVFINDVFINFGGEDIGRRFVSHLHSALLQAQVKTFISQENLQEGMEQEEHLRAIGGTKIAIMVFSKSYAECTCCLHELEKIIECHQTFGQMVVPVYYEIDPLDVQHQKNDFGKALEEAAHKSYAEDLLEYALSKWSRALTTATGVTGWDVRDFRHDAELVERIVSLVESLLDYKDLFTTQYPVGLESPVEDVIKCIENQSTKVCVIGIWGMGGSGKTTIAKAIYNRIYHQFIGKSFIENIREAWASEYDRYVDLQANLLSDVLKSKLEVKSVGMGRAMIHDELSRRKLLIVLDDVNDFVQLENLCRSREWFGQGTVIIITTRDVHLLNLLKVNYVYKMHLLNKNDSLELLSWHAFREAKPIKEWNEHARDIVDYCGGLPLALQFLGSYLCDITKEAWERVFSNLNSIPTYQVQKVLKISFDALRDMEKDIFLDVCCFFIGKQREYVTEILNGCGLCADIGITVLIERGLIKVERNNKLEMHPLLRDMGREFIRELHPKEPGKRSRLWFQEDVQDVLEENSGTEAIEGLSLKLHSSNRDSLEALAFKKMKRLRLLQLDHVRLSGDYGHISKELRWICWRGFPYKYIPNSFHLENVIAIDFKHSHLQLLSKQHLVLERLKFLNLSHSKYLIETPDFSGLPSLEQLILKDCPSLREVHESIGRLRNLLLINLKDCTSLCYLPREVYRLRSLKTLVLSGCLKFGPIDKAWVKSFVTIITENTTVKQAPFDQL; from the exons ATGGAGTTCGCATCTTCTagttcttcttcatcttcatcttcatcttcatccttCTTAAAATCAGAACCGGTATTCATAAATGATGTGTTCATCAACTTTGGGGGAGAAGACATCGGTAGAAGGTTCGTTTCTCATCTCCATTCTGCCCTTTTACAAGCTCAAGTCAAAACTTTTATTAGCCAGGAGAATCTGCAAGAAGGAATGGAGCAAGAAGAGCACCTGCGAGCAATAGGAGGCACTAAGATTGCAATAATGGTTTTCTCCAAATCATATGCTGAATGTACCTGTTGTCTTCATGAGCTTGAAAAAATCATTGAATGCCACCAAACGTTTGGCCAAATGGTTGTGCCCGTATATTACGAGATTGACCCATTGGATGTACAACATCAGAAGAATGATTTTGGAAAAGCCTTGGAAGAAGCTGCACACAAAAGCTATGCAGAAGACCTACTGGAATATGCGTTGTCCAAGTGGAGCCGTGCACTCACCACAGCTACAGGTGTCACTGGTTGGGATGTCAGAGATTTCAG GCATGATGCTGAACTTGTAGAGCGAATTGTTAGTCTTGTTGAGTCATTACTGGACTATAAAGACTTGTTTACTACCCAATATCCTGTTGGATTAGAGTCTCCAGTGGAAGACGTGATTAAATGTATTGAAAATCAATCCACCAAAGTGTGTGTGATAGGAATATGGGGAATGGGAGGATCAGGTAAAACAACCATAGCCAAAGCCATCTACAATCGAATTTATCATCAATTCATTGGTAAGAGTTTTATTGAGAATATTCGTGAAGCTTGGGCTTCAGAATATGATAGATATGTTGATTTGCAAGCAAATCTTCTTTCTGATGTCCTAAAATCCAAGTTGGAGGTGAAAAGCGTTGGGATGGGAAGAGCTATGATCCACGATGAACTTTCTCGCAGAAAGTTGCTGATTGTGCTTGATGATGTGAATGACTTTGTCCAATTAGAAAACCTATGCCGGAGTCGTGAATGGTTCGGTCAAGGAACTGTGATAATCATTACAACTAGAGATGTTCATTTGCTGAACCTACTCAAAGTTAATTATGTTTACAAAATGCATCTTTTGAACAAAAATGATTCCCTTGAGCTTTTAAGTTGGCATGCTTTTAGAGAAGCAAAACCAATAAAAGAATGGAATGAACATGCAAGAGACATAGTTGATTATTGTGGAGGACTACCACTAGCTCTTCAGTTCCTTGGTTCCTATTTATGTGATATCACAAAAGAAGCGTGGGAAAGGGTATTTTCGAACCTAAATAGCATTCCAACGTATCAAGTTCAAAAggtattaaaaataagttttgacGCTTTACGTGATATGGAAAAGGATATATTTCTTGATGTATGTTGTTTCTTTATTGGCAAACAAAGAGAGTATGTCACAGAGATATTAAATGGCTGTGGACTATGTGCTGATATTGGAATAACAGTTCTCATAGAACGTGGCCTCATAAAAGTTGAAAGGAACAACAAACTTGAAATGCACCCTTTGTTACGAGACATGGGAAGAGAATTTATTCGTGAATTACACCCAAAGGAACCGGGGAAAAGGAGTCGATTATGGTTTCAGGAAGATGTACAAGATGTACTGGAAGAGAATAGT GGGACAGAAGCTATAGAGGGATTGTCCCTGAAACTGCATTCCAGCAATAGAGATTCCTTGGAAGCTCTTGCTttcaagaaaatgaagagactAAGACTGCTACAACTTGATCATGTACGACTTAGTGGAGATTATGGGCACATTTCTAAAGAACTGAGATGGATTTGTTGGCGAGGGTTTCCTTATAAATACATTCCAAACAGCTTTCATTTGGAAAATGTAATTGCAATTGATTTCAAACATAGCCATCTCCAACTCCTCTCGAAACAACACCTG GTTTTAGAACGGTTAAAATTCCTTAATCTTAGTCACTCCAAGTACCTGATAGAAACACCTGACTTTTCAGGACTACCAAGTCTTGAACAACTCATTCTAAAAGATTGTCCAAGTTTGCGTGAGGTACACGAATCCATTGGACGTCTCAGGAATCTACTACTGATAAATTTGAAGGACTGTACAAGTCTATGCTATCTTCCAAGAGAGGTATATAGGTTGAGATCTTTAAAAACTCTCGTTCTCTCTGGTTGTTTGAAGTTTGGCCCAATAGATAAAGCATGGGTGAAATCCTTCGTAACTATAATTACTGAAAACACAACTGTGAAACAAGCGCCCTTTGATCAATTGTAA